The Malus sylvestris chromosome 12, drMalSylv7.2, whole genome shotgun sequence genome contains a region encoding:
- the LOC126592091 gene encoding formin-like protein 11, with protein sequence MGYIFSQIVLLMIFFIISFLLSLHNAEEDYLNVHGLQHHLHFMEDNADAPQNLQMHKGSGEDEENAVSVVENFRALLGLNSFHKRTPSVGDSRNVSPSPSPIPYSKEEAPSPAPAPAPAPHIHAGSPHLHPLCSIPKPQTIHREDRGGITRILVAVLASTGAAVVICVFGIIWGCRKHRKHKKKPTRVISVFGKKGGAKSASKVRLNPATNTSDLIYLESLGLDLEQQHQQISCSKETCETVTSSRNHTLLEREETNQEVIKSEFNDASSSSSTREITSIHEDMIAESVKYDSDCANSATGDKITLVNSYSSDDESFHSFGDSNSSNVRISNASAGSLNESSDILSKNMSNIEPDQPTTLNQKSIPALELQSPRNGEREILNAPRSSNCEKNVTFPPAPPPPPPPPIKHFPHFHSSPSSAIIASKASCPSSTLRNLSPPRKSDSSSRSNQTQEGGFSASPQNSSRASETPPHVPPPPSPPPFLKANNGFLKCPPPPPLPQAAPLGRDGTPLPKLKPLHWDKVRAAPDNSMVWDMLRSSSFELDEEMIESLFGYNLQRSMKNDEAKCKSPSPSKHVLEPKRLQNITILSKALNSTAEQVCEALVQGNGLCLQQLEALVRMEPTKEEEAKLTGFKGDINELGSAERFVKAVLNVPFAFQRVEAMLYRETFEDEVVHLRNSFSVLEEACKELRSSRLFLKLLEAVLKTGNRMNVGTIRGGAKAFKLDTLLKLSDIKGTDGKTTLLHFVVQEIIRTEGIRVSDSIVGRISQKNKTKTVEEKEEDYRRMGLDLVSGLSTELYNAKKTATLDLDVLASSVSNLSDGMDKIKHLVHEDLCMDEKSGNLVDSMKSFICYAEKGLRELQGDESRVLSQVKEITEYFHGNVSKEEANPLRIFVIVRDFLGMLDHVCKELRSSKASRTPNPLAPFK encoded by the exons atgggaTACATTTTCTCTCAGATTGTCCTCCTCATGATTTTTTTCATCATATCTTTTCTCCTATCATTACACAATGCAGAGGAGGACTACTTGAATGTTCATGGCCTACAACACCACCTGCATTTCATGGAGGACAATGCCGACGCTCCCCAAAACCTACAAATGCACAAAGGTTCCGGGgaagatgaagagaatgcagTTTCAGTTGTCGAAAATTTCAGAGCTTTACTTGGTTTGAACAGCTTCCACAAGCGAACGCCGTCGGTTGGTGACAGTAGAAAcgtttctccttctccttctccaatTCCCTACAGCAAGGAGGAAGCTCCTAGTCCAGCTCCTGCTCCTGCTCCGGCGCCTCACATTCACGCGGGTTCACCACATCTGCATCCCTTGTGTTCGATCCCAAAGCCTCAAACCATTCACAGAGAAGATAGAGGGGGAATCACGAGGATACTTGTTGCGGTTCTTGCTTCCACAGGAGCTGCAGTTGTTATCTGTGTGTTCGGAATTATTTGGGGTTGCAGGAAGCACAGAAAGCATAAGAAGAAACCCACGAGAGTGATTTCAGTTTTCGGAAAAAAAGGAGGAGCTAAATCAGCAAGCAAGGTGAGGTTAAATCCTGCCACTAATACTTCTGATCTCATTTATCTTGAATCGTTAGGGTTGGATTTAGAGCAGCAACATCAGCAGATTTCTTGTTCCAAAGAAACTTGTGAAACTGTAACTTCTTCACGAAATCATACATTGCTTGAGAGGGAAGAAACAAATCAAGAAGTGATAAAATCGGAATTCAATGATGCTAGTAGTAGTTCTTCCACTAGGGAAATTACGTCTATTCATGAGGATATGATTGCAGAGTCAGTGAAATATGACTCTGATTGTGCTAATTCCGCAACCGGTGACAAAATTACTCTCGTTAATTCTTATTCTTCCGATGATGAATCTTTCCATTCTTTCGGAGATTCGAATTCATCAAATGTCCGCATTTCGAATGCTTCCGCTGGTAGCCTAAATGAGTCATCAGACATTCTCTCCAAAAATATGTCAAATATAGAACCAGATCAACCAACAACCCTAAACCAAAAATCAATTCCGGCTCTTGAATTGCAGTCTCCGAGAAATGGAGAACGCGAAATTCTGAATGCACCGCGATCTTCCAATTGCGAAAAGAATGTCACATTCCCTCCAGCACCACCTCCTCCACCCCCACCACCAATCAAACACTTTCCTCATTTCCATTCTTCTCCTAGTTCAGCTATAATTGCGTCTAAAGCTTCGTGCCCTTCTTCTACATTGCGAAATCTATCACCACCAAGAAAATCAGATTCTTCTTCTAGATCAAACCAAACCCAAGAAGGCGGATTTTCTGCTTCGCCTCAAAACTCCTCTAGAGCTTCAGAAACTCCACCTCATGTTCCTCCACCACCCAGCCCACCTCCCTTTTTGAAAGCGAATAATGGCTTTTTAAAATGTCCACCTCCTCCACCCCTCCCTCAAGCTGCGCCATTGGGAAGAGATGGAACTCCGTTGCCTAAACTGAAGCCGTTACATTGGGACAAAGTCAGAGCTGCACCGGATAATTCCATGGTGTGGGACATGCTGAGATCAAGCTCATTTGA GCTGGACGAGGAAATGATTGAATCGCTTTTCGGATACAATCTACAAAGATCAATGAAGAATGATGAAGCAAAATGCAAGAGCCCTTCTCCAAGCAAGCATGTTCTTGAGCCAAAGCGACTACAGAACATAACCATACTCTCAAAAGCCCTGAATTCTACTGCTGAGCAAGTATGCGAAGCACTAGTACAAG GCAATGGATTGTGTTTGCAACAATTGGAAGCACTTGTAAGGATGGAACccaccaaggaagaagaggctAAACTCACCGGCTTCAAAGGAGACATCAATGAACTAGGGTCCGCGGAGAGGTTTGTGAAGGCCGTGCTTAATGTGCCTTTCGCCTTCCAACGAGTTGAAGCAATGCTTTACAGAGAAACATTTGAAGATGAGGTGGTTCATCTCAGGAACTCCTTTTCAGTGCTAGAG GAGGCCTGCAAGGAACTGCGATCAAGCAGGCTCTTCTTGAAGCTACTCGAAGCCGTGTTGAAAACAGGAAATCGAATGAATGTGGGAACCATCCGAGGAGGAGCTAAAGCATTCAAGCTAGACACACTGCTCAAGCTCTCCGACATAAAAGGAACCGACGGAAAAACCACCTTGCTACATTTTGTTGTGCAAGAAATTATTAGGACGGAAGGGATTCGAGTTTCGGATAGCATCGTGGGGAGGATCAGCCAGAAGAACAAAACCAAAACcgtagaagaaaaagaagaagactaCAGAAGAATGGGGCTTGACCTAGTTTCCGGCCTCAGCACCGAGCTCTACAACGCGAAGAAAACAGCCACATTGGACTTGGATGTTCTTGCAAGCAGTGTATCAAATCTCTCAGATGGAATGGATAAAATCAAACATCTGGTGCACGAGGATTTGTGCATGGATGAGAAGAGTGGTAATTTGGTGGATTCGATGAAATCGTTCATATGTTATGCAGAGAAGGGTTTGAGAGAGTTGCAGGGTGATGAGAGTAGGGTTTTGTCACAGGTGAAGGAGATTACAGAGTATTTTCATGGAAATGTGAGCAAGGAAGAAGCTAATCCGCTTCGGATTTTCGTGATTGTTAGGGACTTTTTGGGAATGTTGGATCATGTTTGTAAAGAGCTTAGAAGCTCAAAAGCTTCCCGCACTCCAAATCCTCTTGCTCCATTCAAATAG